One window from the genome of Hyphomonas neptunium ATCC 15444 encodes:
- the terL gene encoding phage terminase large subunit codes for MLNDLGKDALNAALRNDFPTFLGKVFLTLNPGTKFKLNWHHFAIAYFLQQMWTGRFRRGIVNSCPRSLKSTIISVAWVAFVLGHDPTKMFIVVSHNMELAKELSFLFRKVVNATWYKDAFPTMRGKPDADNELIFRTSLGGGRRATSVNSDVTGLGGSDIIIDDPIDASIADNPEQCANNNRWITKVLMSRLNDKDTGTVLLVMQRVSVHDTTAFLLGMTGWKSLILPAIAQKDMDVPISEGKVHHWKQGELLHPEFLSQAILDEQRQLQGHADFSAQYLQIPVQSGGGAIDVSKFKRFAKLPQAIDFWFLSVDASSGVESGSYSVIQLWAASNGRIYLFGQKRAHLEFPALRSSVIAIAKKYGVRYILVENASAGQALLQELHGHYSPEEAHEKLVSIKPTHAKTVRMGKAMIMVDAGKIWLPAEGSWIDGLISELQAFPKGAHDDQVDALSQAINWFRGYLAGPPMVTVTMV; via the coding sequence ATGTTGAATGATCTTGGTAAGGACGCATTGAACGCAGCTTTGCGAAACGATTTCCCGACATTTCTCGGCAAGGTGTTTCTCACCCTCAATCCTGGCACCAAGTTCAAATTAAACTGGCACCACTTTGCGATCGCTTATTTCCTCCAACAAATGTGGACCGGCAGGTTCAGGCGAGGCATCGTCAACTCGTGCCCCCGCTCATTGAAATCGACCATCATCTCTGTGGCCTGGGTCGCATTTGTCCTAGGACACGATCCTACAAAGATGTTCATTGTGGTCAGCCACAATATGGAACTCGCCAAAGAACTCTCTTTCCTGTTCCGAAAGGTCGTGAACGCCACATGGTACAAGGACGCATTTCCGACAATGCGCGGCAAGCCCGACGCCGACAATGAATTGATTTTCAGGACATCCCTGGGTGGCGGGCGTCGCGCCACATCGGTCAACAGTGACGTGACAGGGCTTGGTGGATCCGACATTATTATTGACGATCCTATTGATGCGAGCATCGCGGACAATCCCGAGCAATGCGCGAACAACAATCGATGGATCACGAAAGTGCTAATGTCGCGTCTCAACGATAAAGACACTGGCACCGTGCTTTTGGTGATGCAGCGCGTCAGTGTCCACGACACCACGGCATTTCTGCTCGGGATGACCGGGTGGAAAAGCCTAATCCTTCCTGCCATCGCGCAGAAGGACATGGATGTGCCCATTAGCGAGGGTAAAGTGCATCATTGGAAACAGGGAGAGCTGCTTCATCCCGAGTTCCTGTCGCAGGCAATTCTGGATGAACAACGGCAGCTACAAGGTCACGCGGACTTTTCAGCGCAATACCTCCAGATCCCCGTTCAATCCGGTGGCGGAGCAATTGACGTCTCAAAGTTCAAGCGGTTCGCTAAGCTACCACAAGCGATAGACTTCTGGTTCCTCAGCGTCGACGCCTCCTCTGGTGTCGAAAGTGGCTCTTACTCTGTCATTCAGCTATGGGCCGCGAGCAATGGGCGAATATATCTATTCGGTCAGAAGCGGGCTCACTTGGAGTTTCCCGCGCTTCGTTCCTCCGTGATTGCCATCGCAAAGAAATACGGCGTGCGGTACATTCTCGTCGAAAACGCATCGGCAGGCCAAGCGCTGCTGCAGGAGCTTCATGGGCATTATTCTCCGGAGGAGGCCCACGAAAAGCTCGTCAGCATCAAGCCCACTCATGCGAAGACCGTCCGGATGGGGAAAGCGATGATCATGGTGGACGCAGGCAAGATCTGGCTCCCTGCCGAGGGGAGCTGGATCGACGGCCTCATATCCGAACTGCAGGCATTTCCCAAAGGTGCCCATGACGACCAGGTGGACGCACTCAGCCAAGCGATCAACTGGTTCCGTGGCTATCTTGCCGGACCGCCTATGGTGACTGTGACGATGGTGTAG
- a CDS encoding DUF5681 domain-containing protein, producing the protein MSNPPIGYGKPPKKSQYKPGQSGNPKGRPKGAKSLRSVLQKELTSKIEIKVQGKKTKATKLEAAIMKLVNDALSGNAKALSELLKLAAIHMPQDADGVSNTLPPSEEDQALLAAYVERAVKRQSKETNNVE; encoded by the coding sequence ATGAGCAACCCTCCGATCGGTTACGGCAAGCCGCCGAAGAAATCGCAATACAAGCCGGGCCAGTCTGGCAATCCCAAGGGCCGTCCGAAAGGGGCAAAATCCCTTAGGTCGGTGCTGCAAAAGGAGCTCACGTCCAAGATCGAGATCAAAGTCCAGGGCAAGAAAACCAAAGCCACGAAACTTGAAGCCGCGATCATGAAACTCGTCAATGACGCCCTATCGGGCAACGCTAAAGCGCTGTCTGAGCTTTTGAAACTGGCCGCCATTCACATGCCTCAGGATGCTGATGGCGTTAGCAACACACTGCCACCAAGCGAGGAGGACCAGGCGCTTCTCGCCGCATATGTCGAGCGTGCCGTGAAGCGACAAAGCAAGGAGACGAACAATGTTGAATGA